From Mustela nigripes isolate SB6536 chromosome 13, MUSNIG.SB6536, whole genome shotgun sequence, one genomic window encodes:
- the SPINT1 gene encoding kunitz-type protease inhibitor 1 isoform X2 — protein MATAQGRMMACARLSQARVPAFAVWLLCALDLLGTEAGPPPAPPGLPTGAPCLERFTAGVPAFVLDTEASVSNGATFLGSPTVRRGWDCVRACCTTQNCNLALVELQPDGGEDAIAACFLMNCLYEQNFVCKFAPREGFINYLTREVYQSYRELRTQGFGASRIPKVRAGIDLKVQPQEPLVLKDMENTDWYLLQGDTDVRIEKNEPDQVKLWGLKEGTYVFQLTATHSNQPESMTNVTVTVLSPKQTEEYCLASSKVGRCRGSFPRWYYDPKEQICKSFVYGGCLGNKNNYLREEECKLACRDVQGPSLERHGPDTNGFEELQNIHFRSDKGHCVDLPDTGLCQENIPRWYYNPFSERCARFTYGGCYGNKNNFEEEQQCLASCRGVSKKDVFGLRRETPIPNIGSVEVAIAVVLVTCIVVVTALLGYCFFKDQRKGLHRYRHRRQHHHPQPPTPANSTVSTTEDTEHLVYNHTTRPL, from the exons ATGGCGACGGCCCAGGGGAGGATGATGGCCTGCGCCCGCCTCTCCCAGGCCCGCGTCCCAGCATTCGCCGTGTGGCTCCTGTGCGCGCTCGATCTCCTGGGCACCGAGGCTgggccgccgcccgcgccccccgGGCTGCCCACGGGAGCCCCCTGCCTGGAGCGCTTTACCGCCGGGGTGCCTGCCTTCGTGCTCGATACCGAGGCCTCGGTCAGCAACGGGGCCACCTTCCTGGGCTCCCCCACCGTGCGCCGCGGCTGGGACTGCGTGCGCGCCTGCTGCACCACCCAGAACTGCAACCTGGCGCTGGTGGAGCTGCAGCCCGACGGCGGGGAGGACGCCATTGCAGCCTGCTTTCTAATGAACTGCCTCTACGAGCAGAACTTCGTGTGCAAGTTCGCTCCCAGGGAGGGCTTCATCAACTACCTCACGCGGGAGGTTTACCAGTCCTACCGCGAGCTGCGGACCCAGGGTTTTGGCG CGTCCCGGATCCCCAAGGTCCGGGCAGGCATAGACTTGAAGGTGCAGCCCCAGGAACCCTTGGTGCTGAAGGACATGGAGAACACAGATTGGTATCTACTACAGGGTGACACAGATGTCAGAATAGAG AAGAATGAGCCGGACCAGGTGAAGCTGTGGGGACTCAAGGAAGGCACCTACGTGTTCCAGCTGACAGCGACCCATTCCAACCAGCCAGAGAGCATGACCAATGTCACAGTTACTGTGCTATCCCCCAAGCAGACAGAAG AATATTGCCTCGCGTCCAGCAAGGTGGGCCGCTGCCGCGGTTCCTTCCCCCGCTGGTACTACGACCCCAAAGAACAGATTTGCAAGAGTTTCGTTTACGGAGGTTGCTTGGGCAATAAGAACAACTATCTTCGGGAAGAGGAGTGCAAGCTAGCCTGCAGGGATGTGCAAG gcCCCTCACTGGAAAGGCACGGTCCGG ACACCAATGGCTTCGAGGAGCTCCAGAACATCCATTTCCGCAGTGACAAAG GGCACTGTGTGGACCTGCCAGACACTGGCCTTTGCCAGGAGAACATTCCACGCTGGTACTACAACCCCTTCAGTGAACGCTGTGCCCGCTTTACCTATGGTGGCTGCTACGGCAACAAGAACAACTTTGAGGAGGAGCAGCAGTGTCTTGCGTCCTGTCGTGGTGTCTCCA AGAAGGATGTTTTTGGGCTCCGGCGGGAAACCCCCATTCCTAACATAG GCTCCGTGGAGGTGGCCATTGCGGTCGTCCTGGTCACCTGCATCGTGGTGGTGACAGCCCTGTTGGGTTACTGCTTCTTCAAGGACCAGAGGAAGGGCCTCCACAGATACCGCCACCGCCGCCAACACCACCACCCTCAGCCCCCTACCCCTGCCAACTCTACCGTCTCTACCACAGAGGACACGGAGCACCTGGTCTATAACCATACCACCCGGCCCCTCTGA
- the SPINT1 gene encoding kunitz-type protease inhibitor 1 isoform X1 has translation MATAQGRMMACARLSQARVPAFAVWLLCALDLLGTEAGPPPAPPGLPTGAPCLERFTAGVPAFVLDTEASVSNGATFLGSPTVRRGWDCVRACCTTQNCNLALVELQPDGGEDAIAACFLMNCLYEQNFVCKFAPREGFINYLTREVYQSYRELRTQGFGASRIPKVRAGIDLKVQPQEPLVLKDMENTDWYLLQGDTDVRIEKNEPDQVKLWGLKEGTYVFQLTATHSNQPESMTNVTVTVLSPKQTEEYCLASSKVGRCRGSFPRWYYDPKEQICKSFVYGGCLGNKNNYLREEECKLACRDVQGPSLERHGPVCSGTCHPAEFRCRNGCCIDSFLECDDTPDCPDASDEATCEKYTNGFEELQNIHFRSDKGHCVDLPDTGLCQENIPRWYYNPFSERCARFTYGGCYGNKNNFEEEQQCLASCRGVSKKDVFGLRRETPIPNIGSVEVAIAVVLVTCIVVVTALLGYCFFKDQRKGLHRYRHRRQHHHPQPPTPANSTVSTTEDTEHLVYNHTTRPL, from the exons ATGGCGACGGCCCAGGGGAGGATGATGGCCTGCGCCCGCCTCTCCCAGGCCCGCGTCCCAGCATTCGCCGTGTGGCTCCTGTGCGCGCTCGATCTCCTGGGCACCGAGGCTgggccgccgcccgcgccccccgGGCTGCCCACGGGAGCCCCCTGCCTGGAGCGCTTTACCGCCGGGGTGCCTGCCTTCGTGCTCGATACCGAGGCCTCGGTCAGCAACGGGGCCACCTTCCTGGGCTCCCCCACCGTGCGCCGCGGCTGGGACTGCGTGCGCGCCTGCTGCACCACCCAGAACTGCAACCTGGCGCTGGTGGAGCTGCAGCCCGACGGCGGGGAGGACGCCATTGCAGCCTGCTTTCTAATGAACTGCCTCTACGAGCAGAACTTCGTGTGCAAGTTCGCTCCCAGGGAGGGCTTCATCAACTACCTCACGCGGGAGGTTTACCAGTCCTACCGCGAGCTGCGGACCCAGGGTTTTGGCG CGTCCCGGATCCCCAAGGTCCGGGCAGGCATAGACTTGAAGGTGCAGCCCCAGGAACCCTTGGTGCTGAAGGACATGGAGAACACAGATTGGTATCTACTACAGGGTGACACAGATGTCAGAATAGAG AAGAATGAGCCGGACCAGGTGAAGCTGTGGGGACTCAAGGAAGGCACCTACGTGTTCCAGCTGACAGCGACCCATTCCAACCAGCCAGAGAGCATGACCAATGTCACAGTTACTGTGCTATCCCCCAAGCAGACAGAAG AATATTGCCTCGCGTCCAGCAAGGTGGGCCGCTGCCGCGGTTCCTTCCCCCGCTGGTACTACGACCCCAAAGAACAGATTTGCAAGAGTTTCGTTTACGGAGGTTGCTTGGGCAATAAGAACAACTATCTTCGGGAAGAGGAGTGCAAGCTAGCCTGCAGGGATGTGCAAG gcCCCTCACTGGAAAGGCACGGTCCGG TGTGCTCTGGCACCTGTCACCCCGCCGAGTTCCGCTGCCGCAACGGCTGTTGCATTGACAGCTTCCTGGAGTGTGACGACACTCCCGACTGCCCCGACGCCTCCGACGAGGCCACCTGTGAGAAAT ACACCAATGGCTTCGAGGAGCTCCAGAACATCCATTTCCGCAGTGACAAAG GGCACTGTGTGGACCTGCCAGACACTGGCCTTTGCCAGGAGAACATTCCACGCTGGTACTACAACCCCTTCAGTGAACGCTGTGCCCGCTTTACCTATGGTGGCTGCTACGGCAACAAGAACAACTTTGAGGAGGAGCAGCAGTGTCTTGCGTCCTGTCGTGGTGTCTCCA AGAAGGATGTTTTTGGGCTCCGGCGGGAAACCCCCATTCCTAACATAG GCTCCGTGGAGGTGGCCATTGCGGTCGTCCTGGTCACCTGCATCGTGGTGGTGACAGCCCTGTTGGGTTACTGCTTCTTCAAGGACCAGAGGAAGGGCCTCCACAGATACCGCCACCGCCGCCAACACCACCACCCTCAGCCCCCTACCCCTGCCAACTCTACCGTCTCTACCACAGAGGACACGGAGCACCTGGTCTATAACCATACCACCCGGCCCCTCTGA